A segment of the Cricetulus griseus strain 17A/GY chromosome 6, alternate assembly CriGri-PICRH-1.0, whole genome shotgun sequence genome:
TTATAACTGGGCTTGGGACGAGAGCAGGTTGAACTGGGCGCCCAGGCCCCTGAACTCttgagggaggggtggggtgtCAGCTCACCAGAACTGGCTAGATTATACAAAGCTCTGTTCTAGTCTGAATTCAAGGCCTTTCCCACCCAGCTCAGCCTCTCACAGCTCCTTTTCTAGCCACCAGTGCCAGCTTCTTCCTGCCACAAGAAGATGGCCATTGCTCTGCACATGCCTGATTGGTGTGTCCCTTATCTCACTCCAACCTCTTGCCCAAATCTCTTGTCTGTATGTCCAGATGTGAGTCTTGCCCTTCTGGAAGAGCTTAAGGGGATCCAGCTCCAGGCTCAATTTTGAGTTGCTGAACAAGTTGGAGCAGGCAGCTTCCACAGTCCTCCTTCCGAGGACAGAGTTCCTTTGGAGGCTCGAGGCATTAGGTGCCCGTGCACACATCACTCTTTTTTGGTCCCTTCCACCCATGTAACAGGAGGTGGACAGGTGAGGCCGCCCAGCTTGGGGCAGGAGTAAGATCAAGgtcagaaaatgagagaaagggaATGAACGTTCTAGAAGCAAGAGTGCtctatgtgtgtggggggggaggtagTAGGAAAGAGGGGCTAGGGCTGTGTAGGAGGACCACTCCAACACAGAGAAGTAAGCCTCTGAGAGACTGACATTTCAGAGTTGAGCAAGGTCCCCAAGCGCTGTAGCCCCGGCTGAGACTGCCAACACAGGTGAGGACTTTGAGAGCTCCGAGTGAGAACTGACTCTCTGATAACCTAGCAGTTTAGATTTCCACTCCTGCTCTCACTGCTGTGCTGTCTCGGCCTGGATAGCCGTCAGGGCACCTGCAGCGCGAGGCCGGGACAGCAGCAGAGTGGCCCCGGTTCCCACCGCCACTCTCCTATCCATGTCCTTCCCCGCAGTGCCTCCCCTGTGGCCCGGGTGGCAAAGGGCGCTGCTTCGGGCCAAACATCTGCTGCGCCGACGAGCTGGGCTGCTTCGTGGGCACCGCCGAGGCGCTGCGCTGCCAGGAGGAGAACTACCTGCCCTCGCCCTGCCAGTCCGGCCAGAAGCCGTGCGGGAGCGGGGGCCGCTGCGCCACCGCGGGCGTCTGCTGCAGCGACGGTGCGGACGAGGACGGgcggggtgggggcgggggcgcGGGGTGCGGGTAGGATGGGGAGGGTGGATCGGGGgcgttaggtgtgtgtgtgtggggggttgggatgggggtgcgAGGTGGGAGGGTCAGGGACGCCCGGTTGGAGTGTGAAAACAAAGGGGGGCGAGGGGTGGAACGtggcggggtggggggtgtcagGGTGGGAGTGCAGCGTTGGGACGGCGCCCCTGGAGCTGCGCACACCTCAGGGTGCCTGCGCTCACAGAGCCTCTCCTTCAGAGAGCTGCGTGACTGAGCCTGAGTGCCGCGAGGGTTTTCTCCGCCTCACGCGCGCTCGCGAGCCGAGCAACG
Coding sequences within it:
- the LOC113836353 gene encoding vasopressin-neurophysin 2-copeptin; the protein is MLARMLNATLCACFLSLLAFTSACYFQNCPRGGKRAMSDTELRQCLPCGPGGKGRCFGPNICCADELGCFVGTAEALRCQEENYLPSPCQSGQKPCGSGGRCATAGVCCSDESCVTEPECREGFLRLTRAREPSNATQLDGPARALLLRLVQMAGAREPVDSAKPRVY